Proteins encoded within one genomic window of Vanrija pseudolonga chromosome 3, complete sequence:
- the new16 gene encoding Cytochrome c oxidase subunit 6B-like protein new16, which produces MVFGWGSSSSKSETAEPVAPSREQRAKCWSTRDAYFACLDQHGVVQPGDGELGDKKGFCAAFRKEYEGSCGRSWIEYFNKRRVLEIRQQKTLEAAEKQRQEAASRR; this is translated from the exons atgGTCTTCGGCTggggctcctcgtcgtccaagaGCGAAAcggccgagcccgtcgcgccgtcgcgcgagcagcgcgccaagTGCTGGAGCACGCGCGACGCCTACTTTGCCTGTTTGGACCAGCACGGCGTCGTGCAgcccggcgacggcgagctgggggACAAGAAGGGGTTCTGTGCTGCTTTTAGGAAGGAGTATGAGGGGTCGTGTGGACGGAGCTGG ATCGAGTACTTCAACAAACGCCGCGTGCTAGAAATCCGCCAGCAAaagacgctcgaggccgccgagaagcAGCGCCAGGAGGCCGCCAGCAGGCGATAG